In one window of Gemmatimonadota bacterium DNA:
- a CDS encoding efflux RND transporter periplasmic adaptor subunit: MTDASDGPDGPARRPPWWRRQSPAVRMGLRVAVPLLVLVAVAWRFFLAPVPVTIHTAAIGTISAEVLGTGTLEARHAAVIGPKLGGLITRVAVDEGARVRAGELLFQLEDSDIRQQVAMAESDVAAATATLERLQAGQRRAAAVLAQARTHHARTAELLARNSAAPVDLDMAVEALAIAEAELTSAGAAIAEGQRRLASAEHSLEYQRARLRDTSVEAPFDGLVVRRDREPGDVVSAGATVLRLVSLREMWISAWVDETELARLADGQPARVVFRSEPGREYVGRVARVGREADRETRELVVDVRLEALPARWAVGQRAEVYILAERREGVVALPVGLLRVKDGAPGVLLAVEGSARWRAVSVGLRGADLVEVTAGLAAGDLVVSPAAAGPAPLREGRRVTPR; the protein is encoded by the coding sequence ATGACAGATGCCAGCGACGGTCCCGACGGCCCGGCGCGCCGCCCGCCGTGGTGGCGGCGCCAGTCCCCGGCGGTCCGGATGGGCCTCCGGGTGGCCGTGCCGCTGCTCGTGCTCGTGGCCGTGGCGTGGCGGTTCTTCCTCGCTCCCGTCCCGGTCACCATCCACACCGCCGCGATCGGCACCATCTCCGCCGAGGTCCTCGGCACCGGGACGCTGGAGGCGCGCCACGCGGCGGTCATCGGGCCCAAGCTGGGTGGGCTGATCACCCGCGTCGCGGTCGACGAGGGCGCGCGGGTGCGGGCCGGGGAACTGCTGTTCCAGCTCGAGGACAGCGACATCCGGCAACAGGTCGCGATGGCGGAATCCGATGTGGCCGCGGCGACGGCCACCCTGGAGCGATTGCAGGCCGGGCAGCGGCGGGCCGCCGCCGTCCTGGCGCAGGCCCGGACCCACCATGCACGGACGGCCGAGCTGCTCGCCCGGAACTCGGCCGCGCCGGTGGACCTGGACATGGCGGTGGAGGCACTGGCGATCGCGGAGGCCGAGCTGACCAGTGCCGGCGCGGCCATCGCAGAGGGACAGCGGCGACTGGCCTCCGCGGAGCACTCGCTGGAGTACCAGCGGGCGCGGCTGCGCGACACCTCGGTCGAGGCGCCGTTCGACGGGCTGGTGGTGCGACGCGACCGCGAGCCGGGCGACGTGGTGTCGGCCGGGGCGACGGTGCTGCGGCTGGTCTCGCTGCGCGAGATGTGGATCAGCGCGTGGGTGGATGAAACGGAGCTGGCCCGCCTGGCCGATGGCCAGCCCGCGCGGGTCGTGTTCCGTTCCGAGCCGGGCCGGGAGTATGTCGGGCGGGTGGCCCGGGTGGGACGGGAGGCCGATCGCGAGACCCGGGAGCTCGTGGTGGATGTCCGGCTCGAGGCGCTGCCGGCCCGGTGGGCGGTCGGGCAGCGGGCAGAGGTGTACATCCTGGCCGAGCGGCGGGAGGGCGTGGTGGCCCTGCCAGTCGGCCTGCTGCGGGTGAAGGACGGCGCGCCCGGGGTCCTGCTCGCGGTGGAGGGCAGCGCCCGGTGGCGCGCGGTCTCGGTGGGGTTGCGGGGGGCGGATCTGGTGGAGGTGACGGCGGGGCTGGCCGCCGGAGACCTGGTGGTGAGCCCCGCGGCGGCCGGCCCGGCGCCGCTCCGTGAAGGCCGCCGGGTCACGCCGCGATGA
- a CDS encoding ABC transporter permease translates to MNLAIRDIRHSLGRFTLTTIGVGMLLMVVMGMGGIYRGLVDDALVVTRGVGADLWIVQRDTRGPFAEVSRLPRSVVDRVAAVPGVTGAREFVFHTIQREHRGQPLRMGVLGLGWPTDKGEGLPLVAGGPLTRNHFQMIADASLGLALGERVRLGKESYTVVGITRGMVSSGGDGLASVTSRDAQAIQFDEPGEAARLEREARGARALAGDFGRTQPAVLERAAGPAATIAALPGPAISAVIARLAPGADTAAVLRTLRGWSDVAVYAAAEQEDLLLKGSVDRARRQILLFRVLLTIISAVIMALIIYTLTLEKLHPIALLKLIGAPNHTIIGLILQQSLIMGALAYGIGYVIGQRLFPLFPRRVLVTGDDLLRLAGIVLLISVAGSLLGIWKAMRVAPNEAIG, encoded by the coding sequence ATGAACCTCGCCATCCGCGACATCCGGCACAGCCTGGGCCGCTTCACGCTCACGACCATCGGCGTGGGGATGCTGCTCATGGTCGTGATGGGGATGGGTGGCATCTACCGCGGGCTGGTGGATGATGCGCTGGTGGTCACCCGCGGCGTCGGGGCCGACCTCTGGATCGTGCAGCGCGACACCCGCGGCCCCTTCGCCGAGGTGTCCCGGTTGCCGCGCAGCGTGGTGGACCGGGTGGCGGCGGTGCCCGGGGTGACCGGCGCCCGCGAGTTCGTGTTCCACACCATCCAGCGCGAGCACCGGGGACAGCCGCTCCGGATGGGCGTACTGGGGCTGGGCTGGCCCACTGACAAGGGCGAGGGGCTGCCCCTGGTGGCGGGGGGCCCGCTGACCCGGAACCACTTCCAGATGATCGCCGACGCGAGCCTTGGCCTGGCCCTCGGGGAGCGGGTGCGGCTGGGCAAGGAGAGCTACACCGTGGTCGGGATCACCCGCGGGATGGTCTCCTCCGGGGGCGACGGCCTTGCCAGCGTCACCAGCCGGGACGCCCAGGCCATCCAGTTCGACGAGCCGGGCGAGGCCGCCCGCCTGGAACGCGAGGCCCGCGGCGCCCGCGCGCTGGCGGGCGACTTCGGGCGGACTCAGCCGGCGGTGCTGGAACGCGCCGCCGGGCCGGCCGCCACGATCGCCGCCTTGCCGGGGCCGGCGATCAGCGCCGTCATCGCGCGGCTGGCCCCCGGGGCCGACACGGCCGCCGTGCTCCGCACCCTGCGAGGCTGGAGCGACGTGGCCGTCTATGCCGCCGCGGAACAGGAGGACCTGCTGCTCAAGGGTAGCGTGGACCGTGCGCGGCGGCAGATCCTGCTCTTCCGGGTGCTCCTGACGATCATCTCCGCCGTGATCATGGCCCTGATCATCTACACCCTCACCCTGGAGAAGCTCCACCCCATCGCCCTCCTCAAGCTCATCGGCGCGCCCAACCACACCATCATCGGCCTGATCCTGCAGCAGTCGCTCATCATGGGCGCCCTGGCCTATGGCATCGGGTACGTCATCGGGCAGCGGCTCTTTCCCCTCTTCCCGCGGCGGGTGCTGGTGACCGGCGACGACCTGCTCCGGCTGGCGGGCATCGTCCTGCTCATCTCCGTGGCGGGGAGCCTCCTTGGCATCTGGAAGGCAATGCGGGTGGCCCCGAACGAGGCGATCGGCTGA